From one Bordetella genomosp. 9 genomic stretch:
- a CDS encoding FadR/GntR family transcriptional regulator encodes MPRLTSTSSALQHAMQSLERLVLEHGLDGRPRLPPERELAQRFQVSRTTVRAAIQRLVSRGMLETRQGSGVFIASDRPMSPATPWPPAPWLGLVDAQPALRADTLEFRMVFECAAARFAAQRADTQERRQLAATVDTMQKAVRDGDVATEAAADATFHAQLASASHNMMLGRFYANAIASLRAHITRNTYDAGRDAALATRRSQERLRQHVAICDAILRQSPDDAALAMRQHIEFVGRQFELRG; translated from the coding sequence ATGCCGCGCCTCACGTCCACATCGAGCGCCTTGCAGCACGCCATGCAGTCGTTGGAACGCCTGGTCCTGGAACACGGCCTGGACGGACGTCCGCGGCTGCCGCCGGAACGCGAACTGGCGCAACGCTTCCAGGTATCGCGCACGACGGTGCGCGCGGCGATCCAGCGTCTCGTATCGCGCGGCATGCTTGAAACGCGCCAGGGCAGCGGCGTCTTCATCGCCAGCGACCGGCCCATGAGCCCGGCCACGCCGTGGCCGCCCGCGCCGTGGCTGGGGCTGGTCGACGCGCAGCCGGCGCTGCGGGCGGATACCCTGGAATTCCGCATGGTGTTCGAATGCGCGGCCGCGCGCTTTGCCGCGCAGCGCGCCGATACGCAGGAACGCCGCCAGCTGGCCGCGACGGTGGACACCATGCAAAAGGCGGTGCGAGACGGAGACGTGGCCACGGAAGCCGCCGCCGACGCCACCTTCCACGCGCAGCTGGCCAGCGCATCGCACAACATGATGCTGGGCCGCTTCTACGCCAACGCCATCGCCTCGTTGCGCGCGCACATCACGCGCAACACCTACGATGCGGGACGCGACGCCGCGCTGGCCACGCGCCGCTCGCAGGAAAGGCTGCGCCAGCACGTCGCCATCTGCGACGCGATCCTGCGCCAGTCGCCGGACGACGCCGCGCTGGCGATGCGCCAGCACATCGAATTCGTCGGGCGTCAGTTCGAGCTGCGGGGCTGA
- a CDS encoding YceI family protein, translating into MRFLTPSRAAIAACVLPFAALAEPVTYQLDPDHTYPSFEADHFAGASIWRGKFDKTSGTVVLDAQAGTGTVDVTIDLASVNTGNKALDDQLRGDKFFDVKRFPTAAYKGSKVHFKDGKPVEVDGTFTLHGVSHPLKLTLLSFKCYENPIMKKQVCGTEATAAFDRDAYGVSFGKEYGFFMKTTLHIQAEGIRQ; encoded by the coding sequence ATGCGCTTCCTGACTCCGTCTCGCGCGGCCATCGCCGCGTGCGTGCTGCCTTTCGCTGCCCTGGCCGAACCCGTGACGTACCAGCTGGACCCCGACCATACCTATCCCAGCTTCGAGGCGGATCATTTCGCCGGCGCCTCGATCTGGCGCGGCAAGTTCGACAAGACCAGCGGCACGGTCGTGCTGGATGCCCAGGCGGGAACCGGCACGGTGGACGTGACCATCGACCTGGCCTCGGTCAACACCGGCAACAAGGCATTGGACGACCAGTTGCGCGGAGACAAGTTCTTCGACGTCAAGCGATTCCCGACCGCGGCCTACAAAGGCAGCAAAGTCCATTTCAAGGACGGCAAGCCGGTGGAGGTGGACGGCACCTTCACCCTGCATGGCGTATCGCATCCGCTCAAGCTGACGCTGCTCTCGTTCAAGTGCTACGAGAATCCCATCATGAAGAAGCAGGTGTGCGGGACCGAGGCGACGGCGGCCTTCGACCGGGACGCCTACGGCGTGTCGTTCGGCAAGGAGTACGGATTCTTCATGAAGACCACCCTGCATATCCAGGCGGAAGGCATCCGGCAATAG